From Leopardus geoffroyi isolate Oge1 chromosome B4, O.geoffroyi_Oge1_pat1.0, whole genome shotgun sequence, a single genomic window includes:
- the DNAJB7 gene encoding dnaJ homolog subfamily B member 7 — protein sequence MVDYYEVQGVQRYASPKDIKKSYRKVALKWHPDKNPENKEEAERKFKEVAEAYEVLSNNEKRDIYDKYGQEGLNGGSRSHFDDSFEYGFTFRKPDDVFREIFGERDPFSFHFFEDSLEDLLNSPRGSYGSSGTRSFFATSSECPVFERFSPYATGYIPYGSPGHEGLNSFSSLASDNSRMGNYRSVKTSGKTVNGKNTNTQRIIEDDQEREVEDDGELKSFLINGVADEEGFAEECSWRRQLFNNYSPKYFRPKHVTQHTFVDNDEQDIPWVTSNWDPSIFSAGFKEGGKRKKKKHKEVQKKSTKRNR from the coding sequence ATGGTGGATTACTATGAAGTTCAAGGAGTGCAGAGATATGCTTCAcctaaagacattaaaaagtcTTATCGTAAAGTGGCACTTAAATGGCACCCtgataaaaatccagaaaataaagaagaagctgagagaaaatTCAAAGAAGTAGCTGAGGCATATGAAGTATTATCAAATAATGAAAAACGGGACATTTATGATAAATATGGCCAGGAAGGATTAAATGGTGGAAGCAGAAGTCATTTTGATGATTCTTTTGAGTATGGCTTCACGTTTCGTAAGCCAGATGATGTCTTTAGAGAAATTTTTGGTGAAAGGGATCCATTTTCGTTTCATTTCTTTGAAGACTCACTTGAGGACCTTTTAAATAGTCCAAGAGGCTCCTATGGAAGCAGTGGTACAAGATCCTTCTTCGCTACCTCCAGTGAATGTCCAGTTTTTGAGAGATTTTCTCCATATGCTACAGGATATATACCATATGGTTCGCCGGGCCATGAGGGCCTTAATTCATTCTCCTCGTTGGCATCTGATAATAGTAGGATGGGCAACTACAGATCTGTTAAAACTTCGGGTAAGACTGTTAAtggcaaaaatacaaatacacagaGAATTATCGAGGATGATCAAGAAAGAGAAGTTGAAGATGATGGCGAACTGAAGTCCTTCCTTATAAATGGTGTGGCAGATGAAGAGGGTTTTGCAGAAGAATGCAGCTGGAGAAGACAGTTATTCAACAATTATTCACCAAAGTACTTCAGACCCAAACATGTAACTCAACATACTTTTGTGGACAATGATGAGCAAGATATACCTTGGGTCACCAGCAACTGGGATCCCTCTATTTTCTCAGCAGGATTCAAAGAAGGtggtaagaggaaaaaaaagaagcataaagagGTGCAGAAGAAGTCAACCAAAAGGAATCGTTAA